TGCGTACAGACCCGACATGGCCTACCACTTGGTTCGTTCCCCGTTTGTGTGACAAATCAGCTTTCAAAGATGTATATTCAGTAATGAATAACTGGGGAGCTAATCACGGAGCTATCAGCTACGGGCACATCGGTCAGGACTTAATCACTCTCGCTTCCATGCTCCGCATCCCGGTATGCATGCACAATGTAGAAGAAAACGAGATATTCCGTCCGGCTGCATGGAATGCTTTCGGCATGGATAAGGAAGGAGCGGATTACAGAGCTTGTACCACTTACGGCCCTATCTACAAATAATTAAGAGTTCACCACAGATTACACAGATTCACACAGATTATTTTCATTTTCGTTGAATACCCCATAGTGAATTAGGGTACCGATATACATATTTATTTAATCTGTGTGAATCTGTGTAATCCGTGGTGCCTCTTAATTTCCCATTTATCTAACTAATTTTAAGTCACTATTATTATAAATAAATTATCTTTGCCATTATGATTACTAACGAACATATCGAACAGTTCATAGAACAAGCACATCGCTACGGAGACGCAAAACTGATGCTTTGCAGTAGCGGCAACCTTTCCTGGCGAATCGGTGATGAAGCACTGATTTCCGGCACAGGTTCCTGGGTACCTACCCTTTACAAAGAAAAAGTTTCCATCTGCAACATCGCCAGCGGAACACCGACTAATGGCGTTAAACCTTCAATGGAAAGCACTTTCCACCTGGGTATTCTCCGCGAACGCCCGGATGTAAATGTAGTACTCCATTTTCAGTCGGAGTATGCCACAGCTATCTCCTGCATGAAGAACAAGCCGACTAATTTTAATGTAACAGCAGAAATTCCCTGCCACGTAGGTTCAGAGATTCCTGTGATTCCTTATTATCGCCCCGGTTCACCGGAGCTGGCCAAAGCAGTAGTAGACGCCATGCTCGAACACAATTCAGTCTTGTTGACCAACCACGGACAAGTGGTCTGCGGAAAGGACTTCGACCAAGTGTACGAACGCGCCACTTTCTTCGAAATGGCATGCCGGATTATTGTTCAGTCCGGCGGTGATTACTCCGTATTGACACCGGCAGAAATAGAAGACTTGGAAATCTATGTATTAGGAAAGAAAACAAAATAGTATCCGTACATACCCTACCATGAAAGATACCATTAAAAACACATATTTAGCAGCAGACTTTGGAGGAGGCAGCGGTCGGATTATCGCCGGCTTCCTTCTCCGTGGAAAGCTGGAACTGGAAGAGGTCTACCGCTTCTCCAACCGCCAGGTTAAACTTGGGAATCATATTTATTGGGACTTCCCTGCCCTGTTCGAAGATATGAAAACCGGACTGAAACTAGCCGCACAAAAGGGATATGCCGTCAAAGGAATTGGCATTGACACATGGGGCGTGGATTTCGGACTGATTGATAAGAACGGGAACCTCTTAGGCAACCCCATCTGTTACCGGGATGCGAGAACAGACGGAATGCCGGCGGAAGTTTTCAAAATTCTGGATGAACGGAAGCATTATACTGCCACCGGAATACAAGTCATGGCTATCAACACACTATTCCAACTGTATAGTATGAAGCAGAGCCGGGACCCTCAATTGGAAGTTGCCCGCCAGCTTCTCTTCATGCCTGACCTTTTCAGTTATTTCCTGACCGGAATAGCCAATAATGAATATTGTATAGCTTCCACCTCGGAGCTACTTGACGCAAAACAACGAAACTGGTCACAAGAAACCATTCGTGCGTTGGAACTTCCCGAACATCTGTTTGGTGAGATTATCCAACCGGGGACTATCAGAGGAACTTTAAAAGAAGACATTGCGCGGGAAACCGGACTAGGCGTAGTAGACGTGATAGCCGTAGGTTCTCACGACACAGCCAGCGCCGTCGCCGCCGTCCCGGCAACAGAAGCCCCCATCGCCTTCCTGAGTTCCGGTACCTGGTCGCTACTGGGCGTTGAAGTGAATGAACCTATACTGACAGAGGAAGCACGACAAGCCGAGTTCACCAACGAAGGAGGCGTAGGAGGACGCATCCGCTTTCTGCAAAACATCACAGGACTATGGATTCTGCAACGTCTGATGAGTGAATGGAAAGCGTGCGGAGAGGAAGAGAGTTATGACACAATCATTCCACAAGCCGCCGAAACGGAAATTAATACGATTATTCCTGTTGACGCCCCGGAATTTATGAACCCGGAAAACATGGAGGCTGCCCTTATAAGTTATTGCCGGAATCACTCTCTGACGATTCCTCAAAGCAAAGCGGAAATAGTCAGATGTGTGCTCCAGTCATTAGCTTTCAAATATCAGCAGGCAGTAGAAAAGCTCAACCGTTGTCTCCCCTCTCCGATTCGCCAACTCAACATCATTGGCGGAGGTTCACAAAACAAATTACTCAACCAACTTACAGCCGACGCACTCAATATCCCTGTTTATGCCGGTCCGGTAGAAGCCACAGCCATAGGTAATATCCTGACACAGGCAATGGCTAAGGGAGAAATCAGCGATATACAGGAACTAAGGGAGATTGTAAGCCGAAGCGTTACACCACAAATATATTACCCTAAAAAATAAAAGCATATGGAAACACCCAAAACCGGTTATCAAGTCCAATCTTACAGCGTCCCCGTCAAAAGATATTGCCAGACTCTCGACTTACGCGATTCACCGGAATTGATTGCCGAATATCGTAAAAGACACAGCCAGGCGGAAGCATGGCCTGAAATCCTTGCAGGTATCCGGGAAGTAGGCATCCTCGAAATGGAAATCTATATTCTTGGCACGCGCTTGTTTATGATTGTCGAAACTCCCGTCGACTTTGACTGGGACACGGCAATGGCACGCCTGAACACACTTCCCCGCCAACAGAAATGGGAAGAATACATGTCTATCTTCCAGCAAGCCGCTCCCGGGATGAGTTCCGCGGAAAAATGGAAACCAATGGAAAGAATGTTCCATCTATATAATACCTAAAAAAAACAATACCTATCAAATAACCAGAAAGAACCATGAAACACATCAAACAGTCCATCCTGTCGAAAGATGGCATCAATTATCTTGTCCCTTTTATTCTCATCACTTCTTGTTTTGCGCTATGGGGATTTGCAAACGACATCACCAACCCGATGGTGAAAGCATTCTCCAAAATCTTCCGGATGAGTGCAACCGACGGGGCATTGGTACAAGTTGCCTTTTACGGTGGCTATTTTGCCATGGCTTTTCCGGCAGCAATGTTCA
The DNA window shown above is from Bacteroides faecium and carries:
- a CDS encoding class II aldolase/adducin family protein — protein: MITNEHIEQFIEQAHRYGDAKLMLCSSGNLSWRIGDEALISGTGSWVPTLYKEKVSICNIASGTPTNGVKPSMESTFHLGILRERPDVNVVLHFQSEYATAISCMKNKPTNFNVTAEIPCHVGSEIPVIPYYRPGSPELAKAVVDAMLEHNSVLLTNHGQVVCGKDFDQVYERATFFEMACRIIVQSGGDYSVLTPAEIEDLEIYVLGKKTK
- a CDS encoding rhamnulokinase, with the protein product MKDTIKNTYLAADFGGGSGRIIAGFLLRGKLELEEVYRFSNRQVKLGNHIYWDFPALFEDMKTGLKLAAQKGYAVKGIGIDTWGVDFGLIDKNGNLLGNPICYRDARTDGMPAEVFKILDERKHYTATGIQVMAINTLFQLYSMKQSRDPQLEVARQLLFMPDLFSYFLTGIANNEYCIASTSELLDAKQRNWSQETIRALELPEHLFGEIIQPGTIRGTLKEDIARETGLGVVDVIAVGSHDTASAVAAVPATEAPIAFLSSGTWSLLGVEVNEPILTEEARQAEFTNEGGVGGRIRFLQNITGLWILQRLMSEWKACGEEESYDTIIPQAAETEINTIIPVDAPEFMNPENMEAALISYCRNHSLTIPQSKAEIVRCVLQSLAFKYQQAVEKLNRCLPSPIRQLNIIGGGSQNKLLNQLTADALNIPVYAGPVEATAIGNILTQAMAKGEISDIQELREIVSRSVTPQIYYPKK
- a CDS encoding L-rhamnose mutarotase — protein: METPKTGYQVQSYSVPVKRYCQTLDLRDSPELIAEYRKRHSQAEAWPEILAGIREVGILEMEIYILGTRLFMIVETPVDFDWDTAMARLNTLPRQQKWEEYMSIFQQAAPGMSSAEKWKPMERMFHLYNT